A single Pirellulales bacterium DNA region contains:
- a CDS encoding Gfo/Idh/MocA family oxidoreductase: MPLKHTRRNFLGASAAAMAAPWVWPGVSAATAKERAPGSSTRPRLGAIGLRYQGSVIARQAALYGDLVALCDVDADIAAKAKEEFGNQTTVYEDYRKLLDRADIDAVLIGAPDHWHAPMLIDACRAGKDVYCEKPLTLTIDEGKQILRVVADTKRVVQVGTWQRSDSRFRLAAEMIRAGRVGKVRKITIVLGKNVQGGPFAEATPPPNLNWNLWQGQTPSVPYIAERSHYTFRWWYEYAGGQMTDWGAHHVDIAQWMLDRDLGGPVEIETQADFPNVAGGYNVAKDFQARLRYADGIEVEILDNGRNGILVEGDQGRLFVNRGSISGKPIEELADAPLPRDKLRLYADDNLSRPERAGKLDAIINHMGNFFDCLETRRTPISDVVSQHRSATACHLANISMRLGRKLAWDPQAEQFVGDDEANRWLSRPQREGFQFSA; the protein is encoded by the coding sequence ATGCCTCTCAAGCACACCAGGCGTAATTTTCTCGGCGCTAGCGCGGCCGCAATGGCGGCTCCCTGGGTGTGGCCCGGCGTTTCGGCAGCCACGGCCAAGGAACGAGCGCCCGGCAGTAGCACTCGCCCGCGCCTGGGGGCCATCGGGCTACGATACCAAGGTTCGGTTATCGCCCGACAGGCGGCGCTTTACGGAGACTTGGTCGCCCTGTGCGATGTCGATGCCGATATAGCCGCCAAGGCCAAGGAAGAGTTCGGAAATCAAACAACGGTCTACGAAGATTATCGCAAGCTGCTCGATCGCGCCGACATCGATGCCGTGCTGATCGGTGCGCCCGACCATTGGCACGCGCCAATGCTGATCGACGCTTGCCGGGCCGGCAAAGATGTCTATTGCGAAAAGCCGCTGACGCTCACGATCGACGAAGGAAAACAAATTCTGCGCGTGGTCGCAGACACCAAGCGTGTGGTTCAGGTAGGGACCTGGCAACGCAGTGACTCGCGCTTTCGTCTGGCGGCCGAGATGATTCGCGCGGGACGGGTCGGCAAGGTACGCAAGATTACCATCGTGCTGGGAAAGAACGTCCAAGGAGGTCCCTTCGCCGAAGCCACACCGCCGCCGAACCTTAACTGGAATTTATGGCAGGGTCAAACTCCGTCGGTCCCATATATTGCCGAGCGGTCGCACTACACCTTTCGCTGGTGGTATGAATACGCCGGCGGCCAGATGACTGACTGGGGAGCGCACCACGTCGACATCGCCCAATGGATGTTGGACCGCGACCTGGGCGGCCCGGTCGAGATCGAAACACAAGCCGACTTCCCCAACGTGGCGGGCGGCTACAACGTGGCCAAGGACTTTCAAGCGCGGCTGCGTTACGCCGACGGCATCGAGGTCGAGATTCTCGACAATGGCCGCAACGGCATCCTGGTCGAAGGGGACCAAGGACGGCTGTTCGTCAACAGGGGATCGATCTCAGGCAAGCCTATCGAAGAATTGGCCGACGCTCCTCTGCCGCGGGACAAGCTTCGTCTGTATGCGGACGACAATCTGTCGCGGCCGGAGCGAGCCGGCAAGCTCGACGCGATCATCAATCATATGGGGAACTTCTTCGACTGCCTGGAAACGCGCCGCACGCCGATTTCGGACGTCGTCAGCCAGCATCGCAGCGCCACGGCCTGCCACCTGGCCAACATTTCGATGCGCCTCGGGCGGAAGCTGGCCTGGGATCCGCAGGCCGAGCAATTCGTCGGAGACGACGAGGCCAACCGGTGGCTGAGCCGTCCGCAGCGCGAGGGCTTTCAGTTTAGCGCGTAG
- a CDS encoding sugar phosphate isomerase/epimerase family protein → MTIPLSRRQFSAAMAASAATLCVGGAQATVAPERWKMRYVLGSCLYGTASLREILPEVARSGAAHLDVWPRVHGNQREQMDELGHDNVRALLQENAAKVAIFTRYDLGPFRLQDEIRVAQRFGAPLVICGGQGPKGLSGEDLAQAVREFVKRLEPTLALAERAGVTIGIENHAQNLIESPDSLRYLADFAKGRPLGIALAPYHLSQDPPALAQLIEDIGPRLVHFYAWQHGSGAVADLPKDEELSQLPGRGKLDFAPLIAALAKINYTGFTEVFMHPTPRGIPICATTAEVTAEVVRAREYLESLVPA, encoded by the coding sequence ATGACTATCCCACTATCCCGCCGACAGTTTTCAGCCGCGATGGCCGCGTCGGCCGCCACGCTGTGCGTAGGCGGGGCGCAGGCGACTGTCGCACCTGAGCGTTGGAAAATGCGGTACGTCCTGGGCTCGTGCCTGTACGGCACAGCCAGTCTGCGAGAAATTCTGCCCGAGGTGGCCAGGTCCGGCGCCGCGCATCTGGACGTCTGGCCGCGCGTGCATGGTAATCAACGCGAGCAGATGGACGAACTAGGGCACGACAACGTTCGGGCGCTGTTGCAAGAGAACGCCGCCAAGGTGGCCATATTCACGCGGTACGATTTGGGGCCCTTCCGCCTGCAGGACGAGATCCGGGTGGCGCAGCGGTTCGGGGCGCCTTTGGTGATCTGTGGCGGGCAGGGGCCGAAAGGTCTGAGCGGCGAGGACCTCGCGCAGGCCGTTCGCGAATTCGTGAAGCGCTTGGAACCTACGCTGGCCTTGGCCGAGCGCGCCGGAGTAACGATCGGCATCGAGAATCACGCCCAGAACCTGATCGAATCGCCGGACTCGCTACGGTATCTGGCCGACTTTGCCAAGGGACGGCCGCTGGGCATCGCGCTCGCGCCGTATCATCTGTCACAGGATCCGCCGGCGCTCGCACAGTTGATCGAAGACATAGGACCACGACTCGTACACTTTTACGCCTGGCAACATGGATCTGGCGCTGTGGCCGATCTGCCAAAGGATGAAGAGCTCAGCCAGTTGCCGGGGCGTGGCAAACTCGATTTCGCGCCATTGATCGCGGCCTTGGCCAAGATCAACTACACGGGCTTTACCGAAGTCTTCATGCATCCGACGCCGCGCGGCATCCCGATCTGCGCCACCACGGCCGAAGTCACAGCCGAAGTGGTTCGAGCCCGCGAATATCTGGAATCACTCGTTCCGGCCTGA
- a CDS encoding DNRLRE domain-containing protein, giving the protein MKTSRAHESRRLWTLSGQQRALRKYCRRINAWYIAAALATIIVASGSNAAQGQLLAFPGAEGAGQYATGGRGGDVYYVTNLNDSGPGSLRYGVQTANGPRTIEFQTDGTIHLLSDLDINKSNLTIAGQTAPGGGITIADYQTEVVNSHDDVIQYMRFRVGDTNTQHPGNTYEPDSLGIHGSTNVMIDHVTASWSVDEALSVTDSSTNVSVQYSFITQALKNAGHPEGAHSYGSLINGGDITYSHDLYADNDSRNPRAQGNSTVGTGLTLDFVNNVIQNPGGRFGYSGTGDTLKMNYVGNYGIDGPSTSSGNSLFQPDSATTQIYFQGNYRDSNKNGVLDGTPATGTSLVSGTYTASSTPFNDNGNMPLVNASDAREAYIQVLSHAGASYSQDSVDRQIVRNVINQTGAIIDSQTQVGGWPALTAGIPTKDSSNDGIPDWWAQANGLNPAQYDANRIASNGYTYLENYLQSLSPHAYAPAQTHITALTTGFGRGADAIVTENGGTTAVSGGSGLGPSLDAIWSGTSGSSNQVIALKFDLSQIASGSITDATLGLTLASALAGTHQFKIFGLEQDAPGWNWSENTIQFNNAPGLTFDGKSGTLGLNATSTNITSILNLGTLTVGATAAGQTISFNNANLAVFLNLAAHFAGTPEADLITIYIEQTNSSSLASFYSKEGNAQFAPTLTITSADATAAVRIPEPASAMLAVLGALGLLLLQRRRR; this is encoded by the coding sequence ATGAAGACCTCACGCGCGCACGAATCCCGCCGTCTTTGGACCTTGTCGGGGCAACAGCGGGCATTGCGGAAGTATTGTCGGCGGATCAACGCCTGGTACATCGCCGCAGCTTTGGCGACGATAATCGTGGCCTCCGGCAGCAATGCGGCACAGGGCCAGTTGCTGGCGTTTCCGGGCGCCGAAGGTGCCGGTCAATATGCCACGGGGGGCCGCGGCGGCGACGTCTATTACGTCACGAACCTGAACGACTCGGGCCCTGGCAGCCTGCGGTACGGCGTTCAAACCGCGAATGGACCGCGGACCATCGAGTTCCAGACCGACGGCACGATCCATTTGTTGTCTGATTTGGATATCAACAAGTCCAACCTGACCATTGCCGGCCAGACCGCGCCCGGCGGCGGCATAACGATCGCTGATTATCAGACCGAAGTGGTCAACTCGCACGACGACGTTATCCAATACATGCGGTTTCGTGTGGGCGACACCAACACGCAACATCCGGGCAATACCTACGAGCCAGATTCGCTGGGCATCCACGGCTCGACCAATGTCATGATCGATCACGTGACTGCTTCCTGGAGCGTCGACGAGGCCTTGTCCGTCACCGACAGCTCGACAAACGTTTCGGTGCAGTATTCATTTATCACCCAGGCCCTCAAGAACGCCGGCCATCCCGAGGGGGCGCACAGCTACGGATCGTTGATCAACGGCGGAGACATCACCTACTCGCACGATCTGTACGCCGACAACGACAGCCGCAACCCGCGCGCTCAAGGGAATAGTACCGTCGGCACCGGACTGACCCTCGACTTTGTCAATAATGTCATACAGAACCCCGGCGGCCGTTTCGGCTACAGCGGGACCGGTGATACTCTGAAAATGAACTACGTCGGCAATTACGGCATCGACGGGCCGAGCACAAGTTCGGGCAATTCGCTGTTCCAACCTGACTCGGCAACAACGCAGATCTATTTCCAGGGAAATTATCGCGATAGCAATAAGAATGGCGTGCTCGACGGCACGCCGGCCACAGGCACGTCGCTAGTGAGTGGCACGTACACCGCCTCGTCGACGCCGTTCAACGATAATGGCAATATGCCGCTAGTGAACGCCAGCGATGCTCGCGAGGCGTATATCCAGGTGCTCAGCCACGCCGGCGCTTCATACTCGCAAGATTCTGTCGATCGACAGATCGTCCGCAATGTGATCAATCAAACCGGCGCGATTATCGACTCGCAGACTCAGGTCGGCGGCTGGCCGGCACTAACGGCCGGCATCCCGACCAAGGATTCCAGCAACGACGGCATCCCCGACTGGTGGGCGCAAGCCAATGGGCTGAACCCGGCTCAGTACGATGCCAATCGTATTGCCTCGAACGGCTACACGTACCTGGAGAACTATCTGCAATCGCTGTCGCCCCATGCCTATGCGCCAGCTCAGACGCACATCACGGCGCTGACGACAGGATTCGGGCGCGGCGCCGATGCGATCGTTACTGAAAATGGCGGCACGACTGCCGTCAGCGGCGGAAGCGGCCTGGGCCCGTCACTCGACGCGATCTGGTCGGGCACAAGTGGCAGCAGCAATCAGGTCATCGCACTCAAGTTCGACCTCTCGCAAATCGCTTCGGGCTCGATCACGGACGCCACGCTCGGTCTGACACTGGCGAGCGCGCTTGCCGGAACGCACCAGTTCAAGATCTTCGGGCTCGAGCAAGATGCTCCGGGCTGGAACTGGAGTGAAAACACGATTCAATTCAATAACGCACCCGGGCTGACCTTCGATGGCAAAAGCGGCACCCTCGGCTTGAATGCCACCAGCACGAATATCACCAGCATTCTAAATTTGGGAACGCTTACCGTGGGCGCCACGGCAGCCGGCCAGACCATCTCGTTCAACAACGCCAACCTGGCGGTGTTTCTTAACCTGGCGGCGCACTTCGCCGGCACCCCCGAGGCGGATCTGATCACGATTTACATCGAGCAAACGAACTCCAGTTCGCTGGCCAGCTTTTATTCCAAAGAAGGAAACGCGCAATTCGCACCCACGCTCACGATCACCAGCGCAGACGCCACCGCCGCGGTGAGGATTCCAGAGCCGGCCAGCGCGATGCTGGCCGTGCTGGGTGCCCTGGGCTTGCTCCTGCTACAGCGCCGGCGAAGATAA
- a CDS encoding sulfatase-like hydrolase/transferase, with amino-acid sequence MRACGLFVSLLLLAAFFAGAAAAATDRDRPNLVLILADDLGYGDLACFGHPLVKTPNLDRLAQRGVRLTNFYADAPVCSPTRAALLTGRVPQRNGLTNVIEVEDEHSHLSADEQLLPQLLKAHGYATGIVGKWHLGEEQPYRPNQRGFDYFVGGLKGGLDFFCHDFIGGRHDLWQNNTAIDRPGEYITDLTAAEAEQFIDAHNEVPFFLYVPFHAVHTSMGSKTRNVVQATRATLERYVPDASANDEIPVGVRMAAFASAMDDAVGRIEQALARHDLSDRTLIVFTSDNGPVTKAGGSAGSFRGEKHSLWEGGIRVPTIACWPDKLPAGTTSNALGATHDVLPTLMAAARLPLPDGLNIDGRDLLPILSQNPTTDHSDESDARTLCWSYVRDSLGTRERAVRRGPWKWLNGELYNLDDDAGETTDLATTHPDTAAALTAAWDKWVSQFPRELERWDGRNPQRKPTKRLNASAS; translated from the coding sequence GTGCGCGCGTGCGGACTCTTTGTCAGCCTGTTGCTGCTGGCCGCTTTCTTTGCCGGAGCAGCCGCGGCCGCAACGGACCGCGATCGGCCGAACCTGGTGCTGATCCTGGCCGATGACCTGGGCTATGGCGACCTGGCTTGCTTTGGCCATCCGCTGGTCAAGACGCCAAACCTCGATCGGCTGGCCCAGCGTGGCGTGCGACTGACGAACTTCTACGCCGATGCGCCGGTTTGCTCTCCCACCCGCGCGGCGCTCCTCACGGGTCGAGTTCCTCAGCGCAACGGCCTCACCAATGTCATTGAAGTCGAGGACGAGCATTCGCACCTTTCTGCCGACGAGCAACTGTTGCCTCAATTGCTCAAAGCCCATGGTTATGCAACCGGGATTGTCGGCAAATGGCACCTGGGCGAGGAGCAACCGTATCGGCCCAATCAGCGTGGGTTCGACTATTTTGTTGGCGGTCTAAAAGGAGGGCTGGATTTCTTCTGCCACGACTTCATCGGTGGTCGGCACGATCTCTGGCAAAACAATACAGCCATCGATCGCCCGGGAGAGTACATCACGGATCTTACCGCCGCCGAAGCCGAACAATTCATCGACGCCCACAACGAGGTGCCATTCTTTCTATACGTGCCGTTCCATGCCGTGCATACATCGATGGGGAGCAAGACCCGTAATGTGGTGCAGGCGACGCGAGCCACGCTCGAACGCTATGTGCCCGATGCATCGGCCAACGACGAAATACCGGTCGGTGTGCGAATGGCGGCCTTCGCCAGCGCAATGGATGACGCCGTGGGACGTATCGAGCAGGCGCTCGCGCGCCACGATTTGTCGGACCGCACGCTTATCGTTTTCACTTCCGACAACGGGCCCGTCACAAAAGCCGGCGGATCGGCGGGCTCGTTCCGCGGCGAAAAACATTCGTTGTGGGAAGGCGGAATTCGCGTCCCCACGATCGCCTGTTGGCCAGACAAGCTCCCGGCCGGTACGACATCGAACGCCTTGGGCGCAACGCACGACGTGTTGCCCACGCTCATGGCCGCTGCGCGGCTGCCGCTGCCCGACGGGTTGAACATAGATGGCCGGGACCTGCTGCCAATCCTTTCCCAGAACCCAACAACCGACCACAGTGACGAGTCCGACGCGCGCACACTGTGCTGGTCGTACGTGCGCGACTCGTTGGGCACGCGCGAGCGCGCCGTCCGCCGCGGTCCCTGGAAATGGCTGAATGGCGAGCTGTACAACCTTGACGATGATGCGGGCGAAACCACAGATCTGGCCACGACGCATCCCGACACGGCCGCGGCATTGACTGCGGCTTGGGACAAATGGGTCAGCCAGTTCCCGCGAGAGCTAGAGCGGTGGGACGGCCGCAATCCGCAGCGCAAGCCAACCAAACGATTGAACGCGAGTGCCTCCTAG